The segment CCCAAAGACGATAGCTGTCAAGATTCCTGGAATTGCTGCGCGTAAGACTACTTTATATGTGGTTTGCCATCTCGTTGCTCCTAATGCAAGAGAAGCTTCACGATAGTGTCTTGGTACGGCTTTTAACGCATCGACTGTCATCGTCGTAACCGTTGGTAAGATCATTACGAACAACACAAATGTTCCGGCTAAAATACCAAAACCCGTTCCGCCAAAAATGCCGCGAATGAATGGAACGATGACGGATAGACCGATAAACCCATAAACAACTGAAGGAATACCTACAAGTAGTTCAATGACCGGTTGTAAAATCTTTGTTCCGTTTTTCGGAGAGATTTCTGTCATGAACACAGCTGCTCCGATGGCAAAAGGTGTTGCAATGATCGCAGATAAAAAAGTAACGATAAACGAACCCGCGATCATTGGTAGAGCTCCTACCATTGGTTTTCCATCCGGCCCGAGTGCGCTTGGATTCCAATTTGTTCCAAATAAGAAATCAAAAACATTGATTTTATCAACAAAAAAGGTCGCTAACCCTTTGCTGGCAACAAAATAAAATATTGCTAAAACAACCACTACAATCAATGCAATACATAAAAAGCTGATAAACTTTCCACGTTGTTCCATTTTCGAGCGCTTGGATTTAGTTACTAGTGCTTTTTTTACATCTTCCACAGATGATTCCTCCTTGGTCCTTTAACATACCTATACAGTCTACTAAGCGAATATCAATTTGATTTTAATAACATGTAAATTTTTTGCTAACTTTGTAAATTTTGTGTAAAGATGGTTAATTCACCACATTACCTTCCCAATCGCGTTCAACTTTCATACTCGACACTGGAATATAGCCTAAATCTCCAACGATATTTTTTTGCACTTCATCTGATAAGATATAAGCTAAAAAGTCTTTCGTTAATTGACTTGTCTCTTTTCGCGTATACATATGCTCATAAGCCCAAATCGTCCAATCATTTGTTGTGACATTCTTGTCTGTTGGCTCGACTCCGTCGATTTTCAGTGTATCCACATCTTTTGATACATAAGAGAATGCGACATAGCTGATTGCTCCTGGGGTATCCGCAACGATTTGACGGACCATTCCACTAGAATCTTGTTCTTGGGAACGAATCGCTGTTTCACCGTCTAAGACCCATTTTTCAAAAGTTGCTCTCGTTCCACTACCTGCTGCACGGTTCAAGATCACGATTGGCTGATCTTTCCCACCTAGTTGTTTCCAGTTCGTCAGTTCACCAGTAAATACTTTTTTCAAGTCTTCCATCGAAATGTTGTCAATGCCGACTTCTTTGTTGACAATTGGTGTAATGCCCACTACTGCTACTCGATGGTCAATCAGCGCGGACGCATCGATCCCTGATTTCTCCTCTGCGAACAAATCAGAATTACCGATCTCAACAGCACCTGATTGGACTTGCGATAAACCAGTACCACTTCCGCCACCTTGTACATTGATAAATTTGCCGGGATTTTCTGATTGATATGTCTCAGCAACCGTTTCAACTAAAGGTTGTAAAGCGGATGATCCCACCGCTGTGATCGATTCACCTTGGTCGACCAGGTTTGAACACCCAGACATTGTTATAAATAGTGCTATCATTGGTATTAATAATCGTAATTTTTTCATTAGAAATCTCCTTCAATCCTAAAGTATTTCCATTTTAACATTTTCACTATTACTTGAAAATCAATTGATTTTATTAAATAACAAATAATTTAATTTAATTAAAAAAAATACTATCTCAATAAATTTTTCTATGCTATACTGGCATTGAAATGTGTCTCTGTACCAAGCAAGCATTAACTTATTTCTTGCTTTCCCCAAAAAACAAGAAATACCCCAAAAGTTAATTCCCGCTCTTGCGAGACGCTTTCTCCATTTCTTGTAATAAAACTACAGAAATGGCCCCGATAGAAAAGGACATGAAAATCTGCTCTTATGAGTCTATTTCATGTCCTTTTTTGTTCAGTTTTTTACAAGAGTGGTGAAACAAGTCGAGCCAATCCCTCTTTTAGCTTGATCATCCAGCCCCGAGCCTCGTAACGTTCTTTTGTCAAACGCTCAGAAACTTTTGCATCTTCAAAAAATGCCCCTCGCACTTGAGTTGCGAGCCGTTCGTCATAGATCAGTGTATTGACCTCAAAATCTAAACGGAAAGAACGAACGTCGATGTTTGCTGAACCTACGGAAACGATTCCGCTATCGATGATCATTGTCTTCGCATGAATAAATCCATTTTCATAAGTTTCGATGACAGCACCATATTCGATCAATTCAGCAGCAAAAGAATACGTTGCCCAATACACTAATGGGTGATCTGGTTTATTGGGAATCTGCAAATGGACCTTCACACCGGATAGCAATGCCAATTTCAACGCTTCATGGATTGATTCATCTGGAATATAATAAGGCGTTTGGATCAAAATCTCCCGCTTGGCCAGTGAGATCATTTTAAGGTACGTCATTTTGATTTGTTCATGTTCTGAGTCTGGTCCACTCGTCACGACCTGTAAGGCAATCTCACCGGTTGATGCAATACTTGGGAAAAAGCGCGCCGCATAATGCACTTCTTTTGTATGTTGAGAATTCCAATCCATCAAAAAGCGATTTTGTAGCGCATAGACTCCTTCACCATAGATACGCAAATGATTATCTCGCCAATAACCAAATTTTTGTACGAGACCTAAATACTCATTTCCCACATTGAATCCACCTGTATAACCAATTTTCCCATCGATTACTACGATCTTTCGATGATTACGATAATTGATTCGCGGGTTCAGATAAGGAACAAAAAGCGGAAAAAAGAAAGCAACTTCTCCACCAGCTTCTTTTAACTCATGGAAAAACTTGGTTGAAACTTCCGTCGATCCCCACGCATCCAGTAAAACTCTTACTTGTACCCCTCTGCGAGCAGCAGAAGTTAATGCTTGGCAGACCTCGATCCCTAAGCTATCGCTGCGATAAATATAATATTGTAGATGGATGTGGTCAGTTGCCTGTTCAATATCCTCGATCAACCGGTCAAATTTTTCTCTGCCATCGGTGAACAGCGTCACATCATTGCTTGTGGTATACAGTGTGCTTTCTCCAACAGTTAACATATAAATCAACTGTTTGACATCCACTTGTCCAGTCGGAGGATGTGGGTATAATCCCCGCATCAATGCCTGTCGATCCTCTTCGATCTCTAAGTTCTTACCGATCTTTCCTTGAATCTTCAAATCAAATATCTTATCTTTTGAAATCCCACGTCCAAAGAAAATGTAAAGGAAAAAACCTAGTATCGGGATAAA is part of the Enterococcus mundtii genome and harbors:
- the pstC gene encoding phosphate ABC transporter permease subunit PstC, with protein sequence MEDVKKALVTKSKRSKMEQRGKFISFLCIALIVVVVLAIFYFVASKGLATFFVDKINVFDFLFGTNWNPSALGPDGKPMVGALPMIAGSFIVTFLSAIIATPFAIGAAVFMTEISPKNGTKILQPVIELLVGIPSVVYGFIGLSVIVPFIRGIFGGTGFGILAGTFVLFVMILPTVTTMTVDALKAVPRHYREASLALGATRWQTTYKVVLRAAIPGILTAIVFGMARAFGEALAIQMVIGNAALMPTSFTTPAATLTSILTMGIGNTIMGTVENNVLWSLALILLLMSLFFNIVIRLIGKKGELK
- a CDS encoding phosphate ABC transporter substrate-binding protein PstS; translation: MKKLRLLIPMIALFITMSGCSNLVDQGESITAVGSSALQPLVETVAETYQSENPGKFINVQGGGSGTGLSQVQSGAVEIGNSDLFAEEKSGIDASALIDHRVAVVGITPIVNKEVGIDNISMEDLKKVFTGELTNWKQLGGKDQPIVILNRAAGSGTRATFEKWVLDGETAIRSQEQDSSGMVRQIVADTPGAISYVAFSYVSKDVDTLKIDGVEPTDKNVTTNDWTIWAYEHMYTRKETSQLTKDFLAYILSDEVQKNIVGDLGYIPVSSMKVERDWEGNVVN
- the cls gene encoding cardiolipin synthase, with protein sequence MDIIFDNFSTILLLTNTLLSLVIVFTERKETAQTWAWLLVLTFIPILGFFLYIFFGRGISKDKIFDLKIQGKIGKNLEIEEDRQALMRGLYPHPPTGQVDVKQLIYMLTVGESTLYTTSNDVTLFTDGREKFDRLIEDIEQATDHIHLQYYIYRSDSLGIEVCQALTSAARRGVQVRVLLDAWGSTEVSTKFFHELKEAGGEVAFFFPLFVPYLNPRINYRNHRKIVVIDGKIGYTGGFNVGNEYLGLVQKFGYWRDNHLRIYGEGVYALQNRFLMDWNSQHTKEVHYAARFFPSIASTGEIALQVVTSGPDSEHEQIKMTYLKMISLAKREILIQTPYYIPDESIHEALKLALLSGVKVHLQIPNKPDHPLVYWATYSFAAELIEYGAVIETYENGFIHAKTMIIDSGIVSVGSANIDVRSFRLDFEVNTLIYDERLATQVRGAFFEDAKVSERLTKERYEARGWMIKLKEGLARLVSPLL